A genomic region of Laspinema palackyanum D2c contains the following coding sequences:
- a CDS encoding AAA domain-containing protein, translating to MPSIEADPTNFVELLEIVRDGYEISLKPGDYKGTFTIARAVTIRGSGGDSVLFAVDAPAVVVTVAGVRLENLAIARTVGGETGAVAIRGEANTAPILHQVRLTGSAENVQWEGAIWAVPGRLEFGEIEPNRQVEKGWELQLGESCQVVSDLDWLQVRSQYLSPGLQSLQMAVNSQGIPAGTRLSGSVYLCSEGDKREIQVTAEIISRVEWVTTVVPSEKSAAKQEEAKWGYRFVGKTAIANVIRELAGEKPSDRDEDFRSRRDRAELLFAQLLEQRSHSFYLRRLGSGKDAGEERWQLTLACDRDEPGIPLLEKRYKTLSLKAVVSPDGRGGLRLIDVTFVPQTRGRGDGFTVLCRLRLLPDHQYDLGVPRSALKRMAKLPVSGDLIPTEEQLQAWRVYVEIERRIAESRQFCVPFIGHNYGADARRISFELDSREATIDGSSETELAAGEFWSRTYKARSEQLRLFESSPLGKNGRDGRILGRIDSVDTERRLLRIKPDSDLLELMAGGYYQLPESGYLLFEAFGELSQITHKMNALKRLEQGHSQNPFLGQFFFDAGQARVPKNSVKLERAELLLPAANPDQIAAVEMVLSAKDLVLIQGPPGTGKTTVIAEICYQVARRGGRTLIASQANLAVDNALSRLVHSPVIRALRKGKAEKVQEEGAPYLEENAIGTWLQNTASHCETDLEKRRNDLVFYHQMRKVAAEFEVYLAAEEALASDRLFWKERQESLLENRAIWEQQYQAAQAQNPEVKRVSEELAALLAAAPNVPWESPDVVKLLAEIRPYTLEDSRVKTFIDAVRVALPLTQELGWIRPDRGAFGLAAWCCETVAPELAKFREIVTEANRTAEAIAAAAAAVQQFRADSTPLQQLQGEYEQALTKQKSLQQRFQNLQTRKLEIDRVIKEVGVWLETAPAQVYTILRQAVQTGQPFNSKLIHVPDSLLTIAQTLNVAIMPNYGNHPVTELPNWEQFLKALAYETKGNFRNTKGNHSYFNEFLHRSLNQPPIVFSAGDRSLWRELAAGYGNYPQLTTSGRQNLVVKTQEILQQQQQQYATLWQVQSVELTLQQIAQTSIDEIVTQARQCLLPLKTETEQGLSHIGQQWHQIQHWIAAQKPQLEQSQSALNLLRQEGEKTLQKALEQLQKLSQQPHLPPAILTGVQRYQANRALIWEKPSEFATLVQSWESRITNLENAIAALAPFEVLGHIQGLIESYLTQQQQNLQPLQQQLEQCELELHEITQQLTTNLPEPLLNHRNWWRQTWETLRDRLPQIAENHCCDLPFLHQVKTQFETWEQAGNQEEQYLNRYQNLVQDWIDKLRNPSEQDRTELRQIYLDNANVIGITCVQAARRDFSEEFNKFDVVIVDEVSKCTPPELLIPALKAKRLVLVGDRCQLPPMLNDDTIEDIAIEMGSSKDALQFLEDSFFKLQFDAAPESIKTMLTIQYRMHPNIMGAINQFYDRRLQCGILDPDQARKHHLDSAIIQAHQHLIWVKMPQDSTFGERKEGTSFINPKEIEAIEQLCQDMETTWAEKVAQGHPPKEIGIITFYRAQLNRIEERILDDSRFPSLQIRTGTVDQFQGMERSIIIVSMVRNNSEGKVGFAKKSERVNVAFSRARELLVIVGCHELFAHHHGEVGRIYSEVSNVVRHQGGLIDVSRILP from the coding sequence GTGCCGTCGATTGAAGCAGATCCCACCAATTTTGTTGAATTACTGGAAATTGTCCGGGATGGATATGAAATCTCCTTAAAACCGGGAGATTACAAGGGAACCTTCACGATCGCGCGTGCAGTGACGATTCGCGGGAGTGGCGGTGATTCTGTGCTGTTTGCGGTGGATGCGCCTGCGGTGGTGGTGACGGTTGCCGGAGTGCGCTTGGAGAATTTGGCGATCGCCCGAACTGTTGGGGGTGAAACGGGTGCTGTAGCGATAAGGGGTGAGGCAAATACCGCGCCGATTTTGCATCAGGTGAGATTGACGGGAAGCGCGGAAAATGTCCAGTGGGAAGGCGCAATTTGGGCGGTTCCAGGGCGATTGGAGTTTGGGGAGATTGAACCGAATCGCCAGGTAGAAAAGGGTTGGGAACTGCAACTGGGTGAGTCTTGTCAGGTGGTGTCGGACTTGGATTGGTTGCAAGTGCGATCGCAGTATTTGTCCCCGGGGTTACAGTCGCTACAGATGGCGGTGAATTCCCAGGGAATCCCCGCAGGAACTCGGTTGTCAGGGTCGGTATATTTATGTTCCGAGGGGGACAAGCGCGAGATTCAGGTTACTGCGGAGATTATCAGTCGGGTGGAGTGGGTGACGACGGTAGTACCCTCGGAGAAATCTGCTGCCAAGCAGGAGGAGGCAAAGTGGGGGTATCGGTTCGTTGGCAAAACAGCGATCGCCAATGTGATTCGGGAACTGGCAGGGGAGAAACCCAGCGATCGCGATGAGGATTTTCGCAGTCGTCGCGATCGGGCGGAACTGTTATTCGCACAACTGTTAGAACAGCGATCGCACTCTTTTTACTTGCGCCGTCTGGGGTCGGGGAAAGATGCGGGAGAGGAACGGTGGCAACTTACCCTTGCTTGCGATCGGGATGAACCGGGAATTCCTCTGTTAGAAAAGCGCTACAAAACCTTATCTTTAAAGGCTGTAGTCAGTCCCGATGGACGGGGTGGATTACGTTTAATTGATGTGACTTTTGTTCCCCAAACTCGGGGACGCGGGGATGGGTTTACGGTCCTCTGTCGTCTGCGGTTGCTGCCGGATCATCAGTATGATTTAGGCGTTCCTCGTTCCGCCTTAAAACGCATGGCAAAACTGCCGGTTTCTGGAGATTTAATTCCCACTGAGGAACAACTTCAGGCATGGCGAGTTTATGTAGAAATTGAACGACGGATTGCGGAATCACGGCAGTTTTGTGTACCGTTTATCGGTCATAATTATGGGGCGGATGCGCGCCGGATTAGCTTTGAATTGGACAGTCGTGAGGCAACCATTGACGGCAGCAGCGAAACCGAATTAGCCGCAGGGGAATTCTGGAGTCGCACTTATAAAGCCCGCAGCGAACAGCTTCGCCTATTTGAAAGTTCTCCCCTGGGAAAAAATGGCCGGGATGGACGAATTTTAGGGCGAATTGACTCGGTGGATACTGAACGGCGGTTGCTGAGAATTAAGCCGGATTCTGATTTGCTAGAGTTGATGGCAGGGGGTTATTATCAGTTACCCGAAAGCGGATATTTATTGTTTGAAGCCTTTGGGGAACTGAGTCAAATCACTCATAAAATGAACGCCTTAAAACGGCTGGAACAGGGTCATAGTCAGAATCCCTTTTTAGGCCAATTTTTCTTTGATGCGGGACAGGCAAGGGTTCCGAAAAACTCGGTTAAACTGGAGAGGGCGGAGTTACTATTACCCGCTGCCAATCCGGACCAAATTGCCGCCGTGGAAATGGTGTTATCTGCCAAAGATTTAGTCTTAATTCAAGGTCCTCCGGGGACGGGAAAAACCACAGTAATTGCGGAAATTTGCTACCAGGTGGCGCGCCGAGGGGGACGGACTTTAATCGCATCTCAAGCCAATTTAGCGGTGGATAATGCTTTGAGTCGATTGGTGCATAGTCCCGTGATTCGAGCGTTGCGAAAGGGAAAAGCGGAGAAGGTACAGGAAGAAGGTGCGCCTTATTTAGAAGAGAATGCGATCGGGACTTGGCTGCAAAATACGGCGAGTCACTGTGAGACGGATTTGGAAAAACGGCGCAATGATTTAGTATTTTATCACCAAATGCGGAAGGTAGCGGCGGAATTTGAGGTGTATTTGGCAGCGGAAGAAGCACTCGCCAGCGATCGCCTGTTTTGGAAAGAACGTCAGGAGAGTTTACTAGAAAATCGGGCAATTTGGGAACAGCAGTATCAGGCGGCACAAGCGCAAAATCCCGAAGTAAAACGGGTGAGTGAGGAGTTGGCAGCGTTGTTAGCTGCTGCGCCAAATGTACCCTGGGAATCTCCCGATGTGGTGAAGTTATTGGCTGAAATTCGCCCTTATACCTTGGAAGATAGTAGGGTTAAAACTTTTATTGATGCAGTGCGAGTGGCATTACCTTTAACCCAAGAATTGGGATGGATTCGTCCCGATCGCGGTGCATTTGGGTTGGCAGCTTGGTGTTGCGAAACCGTTGCGCCAGAGTTGGCTAAATTTAGGGAAATTGTCACAGAAGCGAATCGCACTGCTGAGGCGATCGCTGCTGCTGCTGCTGCCGTCCAACAATTTCGGGCAGATTCCACTCCATTGCAGCAACTGCAAGGGGAATATGAACAAGCCTTAACGAAGCAAAAATCCCTCCAGCAACGCTTTCAAAATTTACAAACTCGTAAGTTAGAAATTGACCGCGTGATTAAAGAGGTTGGGGTTTGGTTAGAAACAGCACCTGCCCAAGTTTATACCATTTTAAGACAAGCGGTCCAAACGGGTCAACCCTTTAACAGTAAATTGATTCATGTTCCCGATAGTTTACTGACGATCGCCCAAACCTTGAATGTGGCAATTATGCCCAACTATGGCAATCATCCGGTGACGGAACTGCCGAATTGGGAGCAATTTCTCAAAGCCTTAGCTTATGAAACTAAGGGCAATTTTCGCAATACCAAAGGCAATCATTCCTATTTTAATGAATTTTTGCACCGCAGTCTAAATCAGCCTCCGATTGTCTTTTCAGCAGGCGATCGCAGTTTATGGAGGGAACTGGCGGCAGGATATGGCAATTATCCCCAACTGACGACATCGGGACGGCAGAATTTAGTCGTGAAAACCCAGGAAATTTTACAGCAGCAGCAACAGCAGTATGCCACCTTGTGGCAAGTTCAGTCAGTCGAATTGACTTTGCAACAAATCGCCCAAACTAGCATCGATGAAATTGTCACCCAGGCGCGCCAATGTTTACTCCCGCTGAAAACGGAAACGGAACAGGGATTAAGCCATATTGGGCAACAGTGGCATCAAATTCAGCATTGGATTGCCGCCCAAAAACCGCAACTTGAACAATCACAATCTGCCCTAAATTTATTGCGTCAAGAAGGAGAAAAAACTCTCCAAAAAGCGTTAGAACAGTTACAAAAATTAAGCCAACAACCTCACCTTCCTCCGGCAATTTTAACCGGCGTCCAGCGATATCAAGCTAACCGGGCTTTAATTTGGGAAAAACCCTCAGAATTTGCGACACTGGTGCAATCCTGGGAAAGTCGAATTACTAACTTAGAAAACGCAATTGCTGCCTTAGCCCCCTTTGAAGTTTTAGGTCATATTCAGGGTCTAATTGAAAGCTATCTCACCCAGCAACAACAAAATTTGCAACCGCTGCAACAGCAACTAGAACAGTGTGAACTGGAACTGCATGAAATTACCCAACAACTGACTACCAATCTGCCAGAACCCTTACTCAACCATCGCAATTGGTGGCGGCAAACCTGGGAAACCCTACGCGATCGCCTGCCGCAAATTGCCGAGAACCACTGCTGTGATTTGCCTTTTTTACACCAAGTCAAAACCCAGTTTGAAACCTGGGAACAGGCGGGAAATCAGGAAGAACAGTATCTAAATCGCTATCAAAACTTAGTCCAAGATTGGATTGATAAACTCCGTAATCCTTCGGAACAGGACCGCACTGAATTACGCCAAATTTATCTGGATAATGCCAATGTAATTGGGATTACCTGTGTCCAAGCGGCGCGTCGAGACTTTTCCGAAGAATTTAATAAATTTGATGTGGTGATTGTCGATGAAGTCAGCAAATGCACACCGCCGGAATTATTAATTCCCGCCCTCAAAGCTAAACGGTTAGTTTTAGTCGGCGATCGCTGTCAGTTACCGCCTATGCTGAATGATGATACTATTGAAGATATTGCCATCGAAATGGGCAGCAGTAAAGATGCCTTGCAATTTTTAGAAGACTCCTTCTTTAAACTGCAATTTGATGCCGCCCCCGAGTCTATCAAAACCATGCTAACGATTCAATATCGGATGCATCCCAACATCATGGGGGCGATTAATCAATTTTACGATCGCCGTCTCCAATGCGGCATTTTAGACCCGGATCAAGCCCGCAAACATCACCTGGATAGTGCCATCATCCAGGCACATCAACACCTGATTTGGGTGAAAATGCCCCAAGATTCCACCTTTGGCGAACGCAAAGAAGGGACATCCTTTATTAATCCCAAAGAAATTGAGGCGATCGAGCAACTTTGTCAAGATATGGAAACCACTTGGGCCGAAAAAGTCGCCCAGGGTCATCCCCCCAAAGAAATTGGTATCATCACCTTTTATCGCGCCCAACTCAACCGGATTGAAGAACGAATCTTGGATGACAGCCGCTTCCCTTCTCTGCAAATTAGAACCGGAACTGTTGACCAATTTCAAGGGATGGAAAGGTCCATAATTATTGTTAGCATGGTTCGCAATAATTCCGAAGGAAAAGTGGGATTTGCTAAAAAATCTGAACGGGTGAATGTGGCCTTTTCTCGCGCCCGGGAATTGCTGGTTATCGTTGGCTGTCATGAATTATTCGCCCATCATCATGGGGAAGTCGGGCGAATTTATTCAGAAGTGTCTAATGTTGTGCGTCATCAAGGAGGTCTAATTGATGTTTCTCGAATCCTCCCCTAA
- a CDS encoding valine--tRNA ligase yields the protein MTSTIPNLPSQYEPKTTEAKWQAFWEENQVFKADPNHPGEPYCIMIPPPNVTGSLHMGHAFESALIDVLVRYHRMKGRNTLWLPGTDHASIAVQTILERQLREDGKTRDQVGREKFLERAWQWKEESGNTITNQLRRLGVSVDWTRERFTMDEGLSKAVLEAFIALHEEGLIYRGKYMVNWCPASQSAVSDLEVEQREVNGHLWHFRYPLSDGSGFVEVATTRPETMLGDTAVAVNPNDDRYKGLIGKMLTLPIMNREIPIVGDEFVDPSFGTGCVKVTPAHDPNDFEMGMRHNLPFITIMNKDGSLNENAGPFAGHDRQDARKAVVQQLEAEGLLVKVEEYKHTVPYSDRGKVPVEPLISTQWFVKIDSLSSRALTFLDEQNSPRFVPDRWTKVYRDWLEKLKDWCISRQLWWGHQIPAWYAISETGGMIADDTPFVVAKSAEEATAKLKEQFGEAVQIQQDPDVLDTWFSSGLWPFSTLGWPDQTEDLSTYYPTTTLVTGFDIIFFWVARMTMMAGHFTEKMPFKDVYIHGLVRDENNKKMSKSSGNGIDPLLLIEKYGTDSLRYTLIREVVGAGQDIRLEYNRTTDESASVEASRNFTNKLWNAARFVMMNLEGQTPQQLGNPGENASNLELCDRWILSRYYHTVQQTCEAVDTYGLGDAAKTLYEFIWGDFCDWYIELVKSRLQGENAASRRVAQQTLAFVLEGILKLLHPFVPHITEEIWHTLTQAESTASLAVQSYPEADANLMDSDLESDFQLIIGSIRTIRNLRAEVDIKPGAKIKAILQSDSDKERDILHRGESYIQGLAKVEDLTITPALAEEPEQTIAGVVGTVQVLVPLAGVVDIEQLCAKLEKSLGKIEGEVKSISGRLSNAKFVDKAPPEVVQGARDSLAEAEKQGEILRDRLRQLRGE from the coding sequence ATGACTTCCACCATTCCTAACTTACCGAGTCAATATGAACCCAAGACGACAGAAGCCAAGTGGCAGGCGTTTTGGGAAGAGAATCAGGTTTTTAAAGCGGACCCGAATCACCCGGGAGAGCCTTACTGTATCATGATTCCCCCGCCCAATGTTACGGGTAGTTTACACATGGGGCACGCCTTTGAAAGCGCCCTGATTGACGTGCTGGTGCGGTATCATCGCATGAAAGGGCGCAATACCCTATGGTTGCCGGGGACGGATCATGCCAGTATTGCGGTCCAGACGATTTTGGAACGGCAACTGCGCGAAGATGGCAAAACGCGGGATCAAGTGGGACGGGAGAAGTTCCTGGAACGCGCTTGGCAATGGAAAGAAGAGTCTGGTAATACGATTACGAATCAGTTGCGCCGGTTGGGTGTTTCTGTGGATTGGACTCGCGAACGGTTTACGATGGATGAAGGTCTTTCCAAGGCGGTTTTGGAAGCGTTTATCGCCTTGCATGAGGAGGGACTGATTTATCGCGGTAAATATATGGTGAATTGGTGTCCGGCGAGTCAGTCTGCGGTGTCGGATTTGGAGGTGGAACAGCGGGAAGTGAATGGTCATTTATGGCACTTTCGCTATCCCCTGAGTGATGGATCTGGATTTGTGGAGGTGGCGACGACTCGACCCGAAACAATGTTAGGAGATACGGCAGTTGCGGTGAATCCCAATGACGATCGCTACAAAGGGTTAATTGGGAAAATGTTAACGCTGCCGATTATGAATCGGGAAATTCCGATTGTGGGAGATGAGTTTGTTGATCCAAGTTTTGGGACGGGTTGTGTTAAAGTAACTCCGGCCCATGACCCGAATGATTTTGAAATGGGAATGCGGCATAATTTGCCGTTTATTACCATTATGAATAAAGATGGGTCATTGAATGAGAATGCCGGACCTTTTGCGGGACACGATCGCCAGGATGCCAGAAAAGCAGTGGTGCAGCAGTTGGAGGCAGAAGGACTGCTGGTGAAGGTGGAGGAATATAAGCATACGGTTCCTTATAGCGATCGCGGTAAAGTCCCGGTCGAACCCCTGATTTCAACTCAGTGGTTTGTTAAAATTGACTCTCTCTCCAGTCGCGCCTTGACGTTCCTGGATGAGCAAAATTCCCCTCGGTTTGTCCCCGATCGCTGGACGAAAGTGTATCGCGATTGGTTGGAAAAACTCAAAGATTGGTGTATTTCTCGCCAACTCTGGTGGGGACATCAAATTCCCGCTTGGTATGCGATTAGTGAAACCGGGGGAATGATTGCGGATGATACGCCGTTTGTGGTGGCAAAATCGGCTGAGGAAGCTACCGCTAAACTAAAAGAACAATTTGGGGAAGCCGTCCAAATTCAACAAGACCCGGATGTGTTGGATACTTGGTTTTCCTCTGGATTATGGCCGTTTTCTACCTTGGGATGGCCTGACCAAACTGAAGATTTAAGCACCTATTATCCCACGACAACTCTAGTTACAGGCTTTGATATCATCTTCTTCTGGGTAGCGCGGATGACGATGATGGCGGGACATTTTACGGAGAAAATGCCGTTTAAAGATGTTTACATTCACGGATTAGTCCGGGATGAAAATAACAAAAAAATGTCCAAGTCTTCGGGGAATGGGATTGACCCGTTGCTGTTGATTGAAAAATATGGGACTGATTCTCTCCGTTATACCTTAATCCGGGAAGTTGTGGGCGCGGGTCAAGATATTCGCTTGGAATATAATCGGACTACCGATGAGTCGGCATCGGTGGAAGCGTCGCGGAATTTCACGAATAAACTGTGGAATGCGGCGCGGTTTGTGATGATGAATTTAGAGGGACAGACGCCGCAACAGTTGGGGAATCCGGGAGAGAATGCCTCGAATTTGGAACTGTGCGATCGCTGGATTTTGTCGCGGTATTATCACACGGTGCAACAAACCTGTGAAGCAGTCGATACCTACGGATTAGGGGATGCTGCCAAAACTTTGTATGAGTTTATTTGGGGAGATTTCTGTGACTGGTATATTGAATTAGTCAAGTCGCGCTTACAAGGAGAAAATGCCGCTTCCCGACGGGTGGCGCAACAAACCCTCGCTTTCGTCTTAGAGGGAATTCTCAAATTACTCCATCCGTTTGTTCCTCATATCACGGAGGAAATTTGGCATACCTTAACCCAAGCAGAGTCAACGGCATCCTTAGCGGTGCAATCCTATCCCGAAGCTGATGCTAATTTGATGGATAGTGACTTAGAATCGGACTTCCAGTTAATTATTGGGTCGATTCGGACTATTCGGAATTTACGCGCCGAGGTGGATATTAAACCTGGGGCAAAAATTAAAGCCATTTTGCAAAGTGACAGCGATAAAGAACGGGATATTCTCCATCGCGGGGAATCTTATATTCAAGGTTTAGCCAAAGTTGAAGACTTGACGATTACCCCAGCTTTAGCGGAAGAACCGGAACAAACCATCGCCGGAGTGGTGGGAACTGTCCAAGTATTAGTGCCTCTAGCAGGAGTGGTGGATATAGAACAACTCTGTGCCAAACTGGAGAAAAGTTTGGGTAAAATTGAGGGAGAAGTGAAATCCATTTCTGGGCGATTATCTAACGCTAAATTCGTGGACAAAGCCCCGCCAGAAGTGGTCCAAGGGGCGCGAGACAGCCTCGCCGAAGCGGAAAAGCAGGGGGAAATTTTACGCGATCGCCTCCGTCAATTAAGAGGTGAATAA